The Paenibacillus sp. MBLB1832 genome has a window encoding:
- a CDS encoding DUF4317 domain-containing protein, with amino-acid sequence MIKKEIAHIRKQFKMDTEMLHIFDIFNVYIMKENNEIYHYERHPFALLDREKQELYMANFKKLLTGELDQKMFELKFQEEAEQPTQVLLHQGLVTGNAEEWQDLMLLLVEKMLVDTKYEQDMVVTFVRGQYSKPTKSRNEDAMESEKNEMFANLFILCSINSTEKQRKTLMFDYVEREYKYNFIADPIVKLNTPEQGFFYPSVTDNYSDMNRILYCAGKAHEPNPHFIDKVLNAEQTVTALEERAMFEDIVKEVAGEHLDAATIAQVYEEIHRVIESNEEEEPPKLDYRDVERMLSVSGVEDVTLEKVERAFQNVVDDKNYELKASSVIPKFTSKSIKIDTKVATITVSPQDLKYVRQVNYQGKRCIMIEVDEDVVIEGFTLNTETL; translated from the coding sequence ATGATCAAGAAAGAAATCGCGCATATACGCAAGCAATTTAAAATGGATACCGAAATGCTTCATATTTTTGATATTTTCAATGTGTATATCATGAAAGAAAACAACGAGATCTACCATTACGAGCGCCACCCGTTCGCCCTATTGGACAGGGAGAAGCAGGAGCTCTATATGGCCAATTTCAAAAAACTGCTGACCGGCGAATTGGATCAGAAAATGTTCGAGTTAAAGTTTCAAGAGGAAGCGGAGCAGCCAACGCAGGTGCTTCTCCATCAAGGTTTGGTGACCGGTAATGCAGAAGAATGGCAAGATCTGATGCTCCTGTTGGTGGAGAAAATGTTGGTGGATACGAAATACGAACAGGATATGGTGGTCACTTTTGTCCGCGGACAATATTCGAAGCCGACCAAGAGCAGGAACGAAGATGCCATGGAGAGCGAAAAGAATGAGATGTTCGCGAATCTATTCATTTTGTGCAGCATAAATTCCACGGAAAAACAGCGAAAAACGCTCATGTTTGATTATGTCGAGAGGGAATATAAATATAATTTCATCGCAGATCCGATCGTCAAATTGAACACGCCAGAGCAAGGTTTCTTTTACCCTAGCGTGACGGACAACTATTCCGATATGAATCGCATTCTGTATTGCGCGGGGAAAGCGCACGAACCGAATCCGCATTTCATTGATAAAGTCTTAAATGCCGAGCAGACCGTGACCGCGTTAGAAGAGAGAGCTATGTTCGAGGACATCGTGAAGGAAGTTGCTGGCGAACATCTCGATGCCGCTACGATCGCTCAAGTGTACGAGGAAATTCATCGGGTCATCGAGTCCAACGAGGAGGAAGAGCCTCCAAAGCTGGATTATAGAGATGTAGAACGTATGCTATCGGTAAGTGGCGTGGAGGACGTGACGCTGGAAAAGGTGGAACGCGCGTTCCAAAATGTTGTCGACGACAAAAATTATGAACTCAAAGCGAGCAGCGTCATTCCGAAGTTTACATCAAAATCGATTAAGATTGATACGAAGGTAGCCACGATTACGGTCAGTCCGCAAGATTTAAAATATGTGAGACAGGTAAATTATCAAGGAAAACGCTGTATCATGATCGAGGTCGACGAAGACGTCGTGATCGAAGGCTTTACGCTCAATACGGAAACGTTGTAG
- a CDS encoding carbohydrate ABC transporter permease, with amino-acid sequence METSVPVQSASKTSLIRKERTRLWFKLILTILLAGISVLMILPFIWMISTSFKINGEVFKYPIEWIPSTWHFENYKKVWSGTDPFYLFYWNSVKITVITVVGNLFTSAMAGFAFAKIRFKGRNFLFLLYLSTMMIPGQVLLVPRFILFDQLQLINTHASLILPGLFTVFGTFLMRQFFISLPNELLEAGRVDGAGYWRTFWQICLPLTKPALVTLLILSFTWHWNDYENPLIMLREKALYTIPLGLTSYVEEFGTNYVLTMAASVSALVPLLIVVIVCQKWFVEGIASSGLKG; translated from the coding sequence ATGGAAACAAGCGTACCCGTGCAATCTGCTAGTAAAACTTCTCTCATTCGAAAAGAAAGAACACGGCTGTGGTTCAAACTCATCCTTACGATTCTTTTGGCTGGCATTTCTGTCCTTATGATTTTGCCTTTCATCTGGATGATTTCCACCTCCTTCAAAATCAACGGCGAGGTGTTCAAATATCCAATCGAGTGGATCCCGTCGACATGGCATTTTGAGAACTATAAGAAAGTCTGGTCAGGTACGGACCCATTCTATTTATTTTATTGGAACTCGGTCAAAATCACCGTGATTACGGTTGTCGGCAACCTTTTCACAAGTGCCATGGCTGGCTTCGCTTTTGCCAAAATACGCTTCAAAGGCCGTAACTTCCTCTTCCTGCTCTATTTGTCTACGATGATGATTCCAGGGCAGGTGCTGCTTGTCCCACGTTTCATTCTGTTCGATCAGCTGCAGCTGATTAATACGCATGCATCGCTTATTTTGCCAGGTTTGTTCACGGTTTTCGGGACGTTCCTGATGCGGCAGTTTTTCATCTCCTTACCGAATGAATTGCTGGAAGCAGGGCGTGTTGATGGCGCTGGGTACTGGCGGACTTTCTGGCAAATCTGTTTGCCGCTGACGAAGCCAGCGTTGGTGACTCTGCTCATTCTGTCCTTCACTTGGCATTGGAACGATTACGAGAATCCGCTGATCATGCTGCGCGAGAAAGCCTTGTACACCATTCCGCTGGGATTAACCAGCTATGTGGAGGAGTTCGGAACGAACTACGTGCTGACGATGGCCGCCTCCGTTTCAGCGCTAGTTCCGCTGCTAATCGTTGTGATCGTCTGTCAGAAATGGTTTGTTGAAGGGATTGCGAGTTCGGGGTTGAAGGGGTAG
- a CDS encoding NAD-dependent epimerase/dehydratase family protein, translating into MNVLLFGTTGMVGQSVLRECLLDPQVQQVISIARSASHQTHAKLREHVLADITKLHELKNELVNVDACFFCLGVSSVGMSEDEYRAITYDLTMNIARTLADIQPGMTFIYVTGASTDSTEQGSSMWARVKGKTENDLLKLPFKAAYMFRPGGIIPKNGVKSKTKVYQAIYVLMRPLYPLLEKWFPNSITDSVQVGRAMINVAQHGFAKPILEVRDIREASEK; encoded by the coding sequence ATGAACGTATTACTATTCGGAACGACGGGCATGGTTGGTCAAAGCGTGTTGCGGGAATGCTTACTAGACCCTCAAGTCCAGCAAGTTATTTCCATTGCTCGGAGCGCCTCCCACCAAACACATGCGAAGCTGCGCGAACATGTCCTAGCGGATATCACCAAGCTGCATGAGTTGAAAAATGAACTGGTAAACGTGGATGCCTGCTTCTTCTGTCTCGGCGTGTCCTCGGTGGGCATGAGTGAGGATGAATATCGGGCGATTACATACGACCTCACGATGAACATCGCCAGAACGTTAGCTGATATTCAGCCAGGAATGACCTTCATCTACGTTACAGGGGCTAGCACCGATAGCACAGAGCAGGGCAGCAGCATGTGGGCAAGAGTGAAGGGGAAAACCGAAAATGACCTGCTCAAGCTGCCGTTCAAAGCGGCCTACATGTTCCGCCCTGGCGGGATAATCCCAAAGAATGGCGTCAAGTCCAAGACCAAGGTGTACCAAGCCATCTATGTGCTGATGAGACCCCTTTATCCGTTGCTGGAAAAATGGTTCCCTAACTCAATTACCGACTCTGTGCAAGTCGGACGAGCGATGATCAACGTCGCGCAGCATGGCTTCGCGAAGCCGATTCTTGAGGTGCGCGATATTCGCGAAGCTTCGGAGAAGTAA
- a CDS encoding ABC transporter ATP-binding protein, translating into MLTVHQLTKTFPNGKGIFDVSFSVQKGEVFGFLGPNGAGKSTTIRHIMGFMKPDQGIVHVGGLDTWSAQGTVQRYLGYLPGEIAFIEGMTGLSFLTFMGELQGMKGNERRDELIDRFQFDVKTPIRKMSKGMKQKVGIVAAFMHQPEVIILDEPTSGLDPLMQKVFINLVLEEKARGTTFLMSSHSFQEIERTCDRAAIIKDGRIITVKDIHELQSMQRKLFEVTFERMVDADAFAASSGIHIESREGLRVRVAVQGEYAQFLAAITPYGIRNLDVFTQSLEDIFMNYYDRKGTIA; encoded by the coding sequence ATGTTAACGGTTCATCAGTTAACCAAAACCTTTCCAAACGGGAAAGGCATTTTCGACGTCTCATTCTCCGTGCAAAAGGGCGAAGTATTCGGATTTCTCGGACCGAACGGCGCTGGCAAATCCACGACGATTCGGCATATCATGGGCTTCATGAAACCAGACCAAGGGATTGTCCACGTCGGTGGACTCGACACCTGGAGCGCACAAGGCACGGTGCAGCGTTATCTGGGCTATTTGCCTGGAGAAATCGCGTTTATTGAAGGCATGACAGGCCTTTCATTTCTCACGTTCATGGGGGAATTGCAAGGGATGAAGGGGAACGAACGGCGCGATGAGCTGATCGACCGCTTTCAATTCGATGTGAAGACACCCATTCGCAAAATGTCCAAAGGCATGAAACAAAAAGTCGGCATCGTCGCCGCCTTCATGCATCAACCTGAAGTCATCATTCTGGATGAACCGACTTCAGGACTAGATCCGCTCATGCAGAAGGTGTTCATCAACTTGGTGCTGGAGGAGAAAGCGCGGGGCACAACGTTCCTGATGTCCTCTCACAGCTTCCAAGAGATCGAGCGCACTTGCGATCGAGCTGCCATCATTAAAGACGGTCGAATCATCACCGTGAAGGATATACATGAGCTGCAGTCCATGCAGCGCAAGCTGTTCGAAGTTACTTTTGAACGTATGGTGGATGCGGATGCCTTCGCGGCTTCGTCTGGCATACACATTGAATCCCGTGAAGGTCTTCGCGTGCGTGTTGCCGTGCAGGGCGAGTATGCGCAGTTTTTAGCTGCTATCACTCCATATGGAATCCGTAATCTCGATGTGTTCACCCAAAGTCTGGAAGATATCTTCATGAACTACTATGACCGGAAGGGGACGATCGCATGA
- a CDS encoding ABC transporter permease subunit, producing the protein MNTALYKHMMSIHSKVMMNYAFGSAFYILLMFWLFPSFASNNAALDEMIKSLPEGLTSAFNLGSGFGTVEAFISGEFYGLLLVVIVAIFCILFTTQLMAKLVDQGAMAYLLSVPTTRGAVALTQAAVFVTGLLLIMTVTTLCGFAGYALFIGDLSDFHGGAYLEMNIAAFLLFFAVGGIAFLVSSLANDEKRALGISAVLTFGFFSLDFLGKLSDSIHWLRNLSYFSLYDPSGVIEGKASLSFPWLMLAAIGIVTYAAAIVLFRKRDLPL; encoded by the coding sequence ATGAATACCGCACTCTACAAGCATATGATGAGCATTCATAGCAAAGTCATGATGAACTATGCGTTCGGATCAGCTTTCTATATCCTGTTAATGTTCTGGTTATTTCCGAGCTTCGCGAGCAATAATGCCGCTCTTGATGAGATGATTAAGTCGTTACCTGAAGGATTGACAAGCGCCTTCAACTTAGGCAGCGGCTTTGGTACGGTGGAGGCTTTCATTTCTGGAGAGTTTTATGGGCTGCTGCTTGTCGTGATCGTCGCGATTTTCTGCATCCTCTTCACAACGCAGCTTATGGCCAAGCTTGTCGATCAAGGTGCGATGGCATACTTACTATCGGTACCGACCACACGCGGCGCTGTTGCGCTGACACAGGCAGCGGTGTTTGTTACGGGCTTATTGCTTATCATGACCGTGACGACTCTGTGTGGATTTGCGGGTTATGCCCTGTTTATCGGGGATTTGAGCGATTTTCATGGCGGTGCTTACTTGGAGATGAACATCGCCGCGTTCCTACTGTTCTTTGCCGTCGGCGGCATCGCCTTCCTCGTCTCCTCACTGGCGAACGACGAGAAACGAGCTTTAGGCATCTCAGCCGTGTTGACCTTCGGATTTTTCAGCTTGGATTTCCTTGGAAAACTCAGCGATTCCATCCATTGGCTGCGTAACCTGAGTTACTTCTCGCTCTATGATCCTAGCGGTGTCATTGAAGGAAAGGCCAGCTTAAGCTTCCCGTGGTTAATGTTAGCCGCAATTGGCATCGTGACCTATGCAGCCGCGATTGTGCTTTTCCGCAAGCGGGATTTGCCTCTGTAA
- a CDS encoding FAD-dependent oxidoreductase encodes MKAELVKKDMTIVGGGLSGVCAAIAAARLGQTVALIQNRPVLGGNSSSEVRVWVCGATAHGINRFARETGIMGELFVENQFQNPDGNPYMWDLVVLEAVRAERNIALYLNTDVHEVEADGDENTRVIRSVTGWMMGSERRIRFESEVFLDCTGDGLIGFLAGAKYRIGREAKSEFGEDWAPDVADGITLGSTILFYTKDAGRPVNYHPPSFAKDITKTSIPIKRVIRSGDSGCHYWWIEWGGELDTVHENERIRDELWSVIYGIWDYIKNSGQFEAETMTLEWVGALPGKREYRRFEGDYMLNQNDVMAQEPFEDRVAFGGWSIDLHPPQGMYARESGSKHLHADGIYHIPFRSLYSVNVANLLMAGRNISATHVAFGTTRVMATCAVIGEAAGTGAALCVQKGISPRELAQKHGKELQQVLLRQDASLIGVRNEDEQDLARSAQVSASSTLRQLAVEGAVESRKLETDVAVLFPVDLCVNGFELLVDVRKSTILQVELWETGRAENYVPKQLVCREAVQVDAGERQWVHVPLSWRPDVAQNAFVIVKANEHAVVYHSDRQHTGAIAFVRGEKPVVDPKLENHQPDQPVVQWSMKNGVDRKPICFRLSSETEAYAAAKVTDGYLRPYGGPHQWMSEPMIAGREEWVELRWQEAQQLRQIQVTFNDNVHEDLINLHAFRSSDEVRPELVKEYRLEAWIEGAWQVLRRETNNRRRTRRLELEEAVTTDRLRIVVEATNGSACAEVVEVRAYG; translated from the coding sequence ATGAAAGCAGAATTAGTAAAAAAGGATATGACGATCGTCGGTGGCGGTCTTTCTGGGGTCTGTGCAGCAATTGCTGCGGCTAGACTGGGCCAGACCGTTGCACTTATTCAGAATCGACCTGTACTGGGCGGAAATTCCTCCAGTGAAGTTCGCGTGTGGGTATGCGGAGCAACGGCACATGGCATTAATCGTTTTGCACGAGAAACGGGAATTATGGGCGAGCTGTTTGTGGAGAATCAGTTTCAGAATCCAGACGGAAATCCGTATATGTGGGATCTCGTCGTCTTGGAAGCGGTTCGTGCCGAGCGCAATATTGCGTTGTATTTGAATACTGATGTGCATGAAGTCGAGGCTGATGGGGATGAAAATACGCGAGTGATCCGTTCTGTAACGGGCTGGATGATGGGCTCGGAGCGGCGAATTCGCTTTGAGAGTGAAGTTTTCTTGGATTGCACGGGAGATGGGCTGATCGGTTTTTTGGCTGGGGCCAAATACCGAATTGGACGTGAAGCAAAGTCGGAGTTCGGGGAGGACTGGGCGCCAGACGTTGCGGATGGCATTACGCTTGGGAGCACGATTTTATTTTATACAAAGGACGCGGGGCGTCCTGTGAACTATCATCCGCCGAGTTTCGCCAAGGACATTACGAAGACCTCGATTCCGATTAAGCGTGTGATCCGAAGCGGGGATTCGGGCTGTCATTATTGGTGGATTGAGTGGGGCGGCGAGTTGGACACGGTGCACGAGAACGAGCGAATCCGTGATGAGCTCTGGTCGGTGATTTATGGCATTTGGGATTATATCAAAAATTCCGGTCAATTCGAAGCGGAAACGATGACGCTGGAATGGGTTGGGGCTCTGCCTGGCAAGCGGGAGTATCGCCGTTTCGAGGGTGATTACATGCTGAATCAGAATGATGTGATGGCGCAGGAGCCGTTCGAGGACCGCGTCGCTTTCGGCGGCTGGTCGATAGATTTGCACCCGCCGCAGGGGATGTACGCGAGAGAGAGCGGGTCGAAGCATTTGCATGCGGACGGTATTTACCATATCCCATTCCGTTCGCTTTACTCCGTGAACGTTGCCAACTTGCTGATGGCAGGGCGCAATATTAGCGCCACACATGTCGCCTTCGGGACGACGAGGGTGATGGCGACTTGTGCTGTCATAGGGGAAGCAGCGGGAACGGGGGCTGCACTCTGTGTTCAGAAAGGAATCTCGCCGCGCGAGTTGGCTCAGAAGCACGGGAAGGAACTGCAGCAAGTACTGTTGCGTCAAGATGCTTCCTTGATTGGGGTACGCAACGAGGATGAGCAGGATCTCGCGAGAAGCGCTCAAGTGAGTGCGTCATCCACGTTACGGCAGCTTGCCGTTGAAGGTGCGGTGGAGTCGCGAAAGCTTGAGACGGACGTGGCTGTTTTGTTTCCTGTCGACCTGTGTGTGAACGGGTTCGAGTTGCTTGTGGATGTAAGGAAGTCGACCATCCTGCAGGTTGAGCTGTGGGAAACGGGCAGGGCCGAGAACTATGTGCCGAAGCAGTTGGTTTGTAGGGAAGCTGTTCAAGTAGATGCGGGTGAACGGCAATGGGTGCATGTTCCGCTCAGCTGGCGGCCAGACGTTGCGCAGAATGCGTTCGTGATTGTCAAAGCGAATGAACACGCGGTGGTGTATCATTCGGATCGGCAGCATACGGGGGCGATTGCTTTTGTGCGAGGCGAGAAGCCAGTCGTCGATCCGAAGCTGGAGAACCATCAGCCGGACCAGCCTGTGGTGCAGTGGAGCATGAAGAACGGCGTGGATCGCAAGCCGATCTGCTTCCGGCTGTCATCGGAGACGGAGGCTTATGCGGCTGCTAAGGTGACAGACGGATACCTGCGCCCCTACGGCGGTCCGCACCAATGGATGTCGGAGCCGATGATCGCGGGACGTGAAGAGTGGGTCGAGCTTCGCTGGCAGGAGGCGCAGCAGCTGCGGCAGATACAAGTCACATTCAATGATAATGTGCACGAGGATTTAATCAATTTGCACGCATTTCGATCGAGCGACGAAGTAAGGCCAGAGTTGGTCAAAGAATATCGGTTGGAAGCTTGGATCGAGGGAGCGTGGCAGGTGTTGCGGCGGGAAACGAACAATCGTCGACGCACGAGAAGGTTGGAGCTGGAGGAGGCGGTTACCACCGATCGTTTACGGATCGTGGTGGAAGCGACGAACGGGAGCGCTTGTGCGGAGGTGGTGGAGGTGCGTGCGTACGGTTAA
- a CDS encoding carbohydrate ABC transporter permease — translation MKPFWRPAKFRENLAGYLFILPNFSGYLIFILLPILFSLYLVFVDWEYLKGFAGITWVGLDNFKALGSDPKFVKALQNNLLFTLVSVPASIVIGLLFAVILNKYVFFKQTLRTLIFLPYVSSLVAVSVIWSIMYRASDGPINHFLKSVGIAHPPGWLSSPDSALFAIIIMQVWVTIGYSMVIYLAGLQGISKDLYEASDIDGASTLRQFFQITVPMLTPTTFLVAITLIIGSFQVFGPVNIMTQGGPVDSTMVLSYHIYLLAFRFYKMGYAATVSWVLFAIIFVVTIIQWQSQKRWQQHF, via the coding sequence ATGAAGCCATTCTGGCGTCCAGCGAAATTCAGGGAAAACCTTGCAGGTTACCTATTCATTTTGCCTAACTTCTCTGGGTATCTCATCTTCATCTTGCTGCCCATCTTATTTAGCCTCTATCTCGTATTCGTCGATTGGGAGTATTTGAAAGGGTTTGCAGGCATAACATGGGTCGGGCTCGATAATTTCAAAGCCTTAGGCAGCGACCCCAAATTCGTTAAAGCGCTGCAAAACAATTTGTTGTTCACCCTCGTCAGCGTTCCCGCTTCCATCGTCATCGGCTTGCTATTTGCCGTCATTCTCAACAAATATGTGTTTTTTAAGCAGACGCTGCGTACGCTCATTTTTCTCCCTTATGTCTCTTCCTTGGTTGCCGTTTCGGTGATCTGGAGCATTATGTACCGAGCTTCCGACGGACCGATTAATCATTTTCTAAAATCAGTTGGCATCGCCCATCCGCCTGGTTGGCTATCCAGTCCAGATTCTGCCCTCTTCGCGATCATCATCATGCAAGTATGGGTAACGATCGGCTACTCGATGGTCATTTACTTAGCAGGCTTGCAAGGCATTTCCAAAGATTTATACGAGGCTTCGGATATCGACGGGGCTTCGACTTTACGTCAGTTTTTTCAAATTACAGTACCCATGCTCACACCAACGACGTTTCTCGTTGCCATTACGCTCATTATCGGTTCCTTCCAAGTGTTCGGACCTGTCAATATTATGACGCAAGGCGGACCTGTGGATTCCACGATGGTTCTCTCCTACCACATCTATCTGCTTGCTTTCCGTTTCTACAAAATGGGCTATGCCGCTACCGTGTCTTGGGTGCTATTCGCGATTATTTTCGTGGTCACGATCATTCAATGGCAAAGCCAGAAACGTTGGCAGCAACACTTCTAA
- a CDS encoding TetR/AcrR family transcriptional regulator → MAATLDFLTTSGSASMRIADIASAAGVSQVTIYNYFGSKETLVREVFIAYVRKTIDEFAEFLQGEHTLKEKIEYIIFQKKKSSRTFGLQVIKKMWQEQEQDVELAAFMKDEYMTKGMPLVVKLIEDGKKSGEISEKLSTSTIMMHMQMLTNQTDMIFAYAEQHGNVDSLIEEMVHLFFYGISS, encoded by the coding sequence ATGGCAGCAACGTTAGATTTCTTGACCACATCAGGCTCAGCATCGATGCGAATTGCCGATATTGCCAGCGCGGCAGGCGTGTCACAGGTGACGATCTATAATTATTTTGGCAGCAAGGAAACATTGGTGAGAGAAGTCTTCATCGCTTATGTGCGAAAGACGATTGATGAGTTTGCGGAATTTCTTCAGGGTGAGCATACGCTCAAGGAGAAAATTGAATATATTATTTTTCAGAAAAAGAAATCATCCCGCACATTCGGCCTTCAGGTGATTAAGAAAATGTGGCAGGAACAGGAGCAAGATGTGGAGCTAGCTGCTTTCATGAAGGATGAGTACATGACTAAAGGCATGCCGCTCGTGGTAAAGCTGATCGAAGATGGGAAGAAGTCTGGCGAGATTTCGGAAAAGCTGTCTACCTCCACGATCATGATGCATATGCAGATGTTGACGAATCAAACGGATATGATTTTTGCATACGCCGAGCAGCATGGGAATGTCGATAGCTTGATTGAGGAAATGGTGCATTTATTTTTCTATGGCATTAGCTCATAG
- a CDS encoding AraC family transcriptional regulator, translating into MMRVQDMITQRPKLLTHMYWKEKAAFQLPEDTNDYWVLFAVENGSFTYEIQEEIGSATFGDMVLCPPHVNFKREVIHPLTFHVILLQWEDETNQPIQVDKTHLSGKITLSDFNRLSSNYAHLKKWYMHDITLAASLRQHVLTDLWMTVIDEAYSASPDAASPWTPQPGTHKDPLIQQATAIIHEQAALACSMKEIAQTLGLTQVQFTRRFKKSTGMLPIDYLTALRLQKVQHLLLDSDWTLQQIAGHCGYENEFYLSRVFTKRMRMTPSSYRKLHRL; encoded by the coding sequence ATGATGCGAGTTCAAGACATGATCACCCAACGCCCAAAATTGCTTACGCATATGTACTGGAAGGAGAAAGCCGCCTTTCAGCTGCCAGAAGATACGAATGATTACTGGGTGCTGTTTGCCGTGGAAAATGGCAGCTTCACCTACGAGATTCAAGAGGAGATCGGAAGCGCGACTTTCGGAGATATGGTGCTGTGTCCACCCCACGTGAACTTCAAGAGAGAAGTCATTCACCCCCTCACTTTTCATGTCATTCTGCTGCAGTGGGAAGATGAAACGAACCAACCGATCCAAGTAGATAAAACCCATCTCTCAGGCAAAATAACCCTATCTGATTTTAACCGTTTATCCTCCAACTACGCGCATTTGAAAAAATGGTACATGCATGATATCACATTAGCGGCTTCTCTGCGTCAACATGTGTTGACGGATCTGTGGATGACTGTCATTGACGAAGCCTATTCGGCAAGCCCAGATGCTGCCTCACCTTGGACACCTCAACCGGGCACACATAAAGATCCTCTGATTCAACAAGCAACGGCGATCATTCATGAACAAGCAGCTCTCGCATGCAGCATGAAAGAAATTGCCCAAACCTTAGGGCTAACGCAGGTGCAATTCACTCGCAGATTTAAAAAATCGACCGGCATGCTGCCGATCGATTACTTAACTGCGCTGCGCCTGCAAAAGGTGCAGCATCTTCTGCTGGACAGCGACTGGACGCTTCAACAAATTGCTGGCCATTGCGGCTATGAGAACGAGTTCTATTTGAGCCGCGTCTTCACCAAACGAATGAGAATGACGCCCTCTTCTTATCGCAAGCTGCATCGCCTATGA
- a CDS encoding ABC transporter substrate-binding protein: MKKVLGMSASLALAVSVFVTGCSKTAEVTPSASIAPAATAAAATPTPEAQKPVTLKFWGGVPPESGPQEAVDNWNKANPNIKVEYTRYVNDDPGNLKLETALLSNTDAPDIFMNYGDDKITKRQAAGMAEPLDDLIAKVGFDVEGIIGASNIKKFADGKYYYLPANKNLGAVLFNKKALDEAGEKLPTAWTWDDFSAMATKLNKGDRKGTMLDPALAWFGDLVLQTSKPQDWFITADGTSNFNSPAAKKGLELQQSLESKGVMMKYSEAVAGKITVQNELLTGKAAMAASQIYIIRYIKDTKSFPHDFKVSFAPYPQFTAGGNVNPGGGMGDYMSINKNSKNKEAAMKFMSWYLQEGNMSMVPGGRIPTNKKADASKIASILIGDAKDLIDEDSLKALLAGSYTFPTSYNVPVPTELKAIFKDEMEKYLLGVQPIDKALETMKTRADASIKGAKK, from the coding sequence ATGAAGAAAGTATTAGGAATGAGCGCATCGCTCGCATTGGCTGTAAGCGTATTCGTAACTGGATGTTCCAAGACAGCTGAAGTTACACCTTCTGCATCGATCGCTCCTGCTGCAACCGCAGCAGCCGCTACACCAACACCTGAAGCACAGAAACCAGTTACACTTAAATTTTGGGGCGGGGTACCGCCAGAAAGCGGTCCGCAAGAAGCCGTCGATAATTGGAATAAAGCGAATCCGAACATCAAAGTCGAATATACGCGCTATGTAAACGACGATCCAGGCAACTTGAAGCTGGAAACAGCTTTGCTCTCGAATACAGATGCGCCTGATATCTTTATGAACTATGGTGATGATAAAATTACCAAACGACAAGCCGCAGGCATGGCGGAGCCACTGGACGATTTGATCGCCAAAGTCGGCTTTGATGTCGAAGGCATCATCGGCGCCTCCAACATTAAGAAATTCGCAGACGGCAAATATTATTATTTGCCTGCCAACAAGAATTTAGGTGCTGTTCTTTTCAACAAAAAAGCATTAGACGAAGCTGGCGAGAAGCTGCCAACCGCTTGGACGTGGGATGACTTCAGCGCGATGGCGACGAAATTGAACAAAGGCGATCGCAAAGGCACGATGTTAGATCCTGCGCTTGCTTGGTTCGGTGATTTGGTGCTGCAAACGTCGAAGCCGCAAGACTGGTTTATTACCGCTGACGGCACGTCCAATTTCAACAGCCCAGCAGCGAAGAAAGGCTTGGAGCTTCAGCAAAGCTTGGAGAGCAAAGGCGTGATGATGAAATATTCGGAAGCCGTTGCAGGTAAAATTACGGTACAAAATGAACTGCTGACAGGCAAAGCTGCGATGGCCGCCTCCCAAATTTATATTATTCGTTACATCAAAGATACGAAGAGCTTCCCGCATGATTTCAAAGTATCCTTCGCGCCGTATCCGCAATTCACGGCTGGCGGCAACGTCAACCCTGGCGGCGGTATGGGCGACTACATGTCGATTAACAAAAACAGCAAGAACAAAGAAGCAGCTATGAAATTCATGTCTTGGTATTTGCAAGAAGGCAATATGTCCATGGTGCCTGGCGGACGGATTCCGACGAATAAAAAAGCCGACGCCTCCAAAATTGCTTCCATCCTGATCGGCGATGCCAAAGATTTGATCGACGAAGATTCCTTGAAGGCGCTGCTCGCTGGCAGCTACACGTTCCCAACATCCTACAATGTGCCAGTTCCAACGGAGTTGAAAGCTATTTTCAAAGATGAGATGGAAAAATATCTCCTAGGTGTTCAACCGATCGATAAGGCGCTGGAAACGATGAAAACACGCGCTGACGCTTCGATCAAAGGCGCTAAAAAGTAA